GAATCCGCTCTACAACCATCCCCGCTACGAGCCGTTGTGGGCGGCGTGCGCCGCCAACGATCTCCCCATCCACACCCACAGCGGGTGGACACCGAACTACGGAGACTTCCAGGGCTCACTCGGGATCTTCATCACCGAGATCGCGTGGTTCGCGCATCGCGCGTTCTGGCTCCTCGCATGGTCGGGTGCCTTCGAACGCCACGCGGGCTTGCGCCTCGTGATGACCGAACAGGGCGCGACTTGGATACCCGACACGCTGGCGCAGATGGATCACGCGTACGACATGCCGATGTTCCGCCACCTGCGCCGACAGCTGCCGTTGTCGCCGTCGCAGTACTTCGCGCGCCAGTGCTACGTCGGCGCGTCGTTCCTCGGCCCCGAGGAGTCCGCGAGCCGCTACGACATCGGGGTGGACAAGTTGATGTGGGGATCCGACTACCCGCACATCGAGGGCACTTGGCCGCACACCGAGACCAAGTTGAAGGAGGGCTTCGGCGACGTTCCCCGCGTCGAAGTGGAGAGCATGGTCGGTGCGAACGCGATCGAGGTGTACGGATTCGACCGCTCGGCCTTGACCGATGTCGCGAGCAGGATCGGGCCACCGGCCGACCTCCTCGGCACCGCCGAAACCGGTTGACACTCAGGTCGTGCGTTCGATCACGTCCATCGCGCACTGCGGTCCGGGCGCGGCGGCAAGGCGGGCGTCGGTGGTGACGAGTGTGGCGTTCAGTGCCTCGGCCAGGGCCACATAGAGCGCGTCCCAGGAGCGCACCGCAGCGCGCAGCTCCCACGCCCGGGCCAACAGCGCCCGGTGCCCGTAGCGTTCGCCGGGCCAGTCGGCGAGGTCGTCGACTGCCTGAGCTGCAGCGGTCGGGTCGAGAACGCCGCTCAGGTGGTGCCGGCGGATCACTCCGAGCACCTCAGCGTCGATCACGTGCGGGGCTGCGTGGTCGGGGTCGGCGACGAGCCGCAGGCGGACCGCCTCGGCGTGCGGCGTGTCGGCGACGACCTCGTAGAGGCACGACGCGTCAACGATCAGCATCGGGCCACGGGCCGCGTTGCTCGTCGAGCGCGGCGAGCACCTCGGCGCTGGTGACGGCGGACGGACGCCGCCGAGTGCGGTCCAGCCACTCTTCGACAGTCGGTCGCGCCGCCAGGCGGGTGGCCTCCCGGCGCAGGAGCTCCGGTACGGTCACCCCGCCTTCCGCCGCCCGGCGGGCCAACGCGGCGTACACGTCGTCGTCGAGGTCGCGTATCTGGATCGTCTTTGCCATCCCACCAGGGTACATGCATCTGCGCATGACTACATGCGCAGATGCATGTCGATCTCGATCGACGGCCTCAGGTGTGGGTGAGCGTGTCGGGCACGTAGTCGAGCTTGTAGAGCCGCCGGCAGTTGTCGTGCAGCATCTTCTTGACCTCGGTCTTCGGCACGCCTCGGAAGTTGCGCTCGATCGTGACGCGGCTGTTGGGCCAGTCGGACCCGGTGTGCGGGTAGTCGGTCGACCACATGAGCTGATCGACGTTGAGCCGGTGGCGGAGATCCATGCCCACCGTGTCGACCATGAACGAAGCCCAGAAGTTGCGGTGGAAGATCCGGCTCGGCGTTGCGCGCATGCCTTCACCGTTGGTGAAGAACCGGTACCGGTAGAACATGTCGTCGACCTGCTCGAGCAGCGTCGGGATCCATCCGATGTTCGACTCGACGAGCAGCAGCTTGACGTCGGTGAACCGCTCGAACACACCGGAGAAGAGGAGTTGGCACACCACCGGCAGCGTGTGCGAGCCCGACTTCGTCGCCCCGGCGGCACCCATGAACTGCGGAGTGTTCATCGTCGGGCCCGTCCGCGACGCGCCGGTCGTCGGTAAGAAGCTGCCGATGTGCACCGCGACGGGGGTGTCGGTCTCCTGGGCGAACGCCCAGAACGGCTCGTCTTCCGGCGCGGGGTCGAGCGAGCCGTTGGGGAACGCCGAGATCACCACGCCGCGATGCCCGAGGTCGAGGCAGCGCGTCATCTCGGCGACGGTGTCGTCGACGCCCGTGGTGGGCAGGATGCCCTGGCCCACGAGGCGACCGTCGGATCCCTCGCAGAACTCGGCGAGCCAGTCGTTGTACGCGCGCACGCACGCGACCTGCAGCTCCGGTTCGGAGCCGTAGACCTTCGCGCCGAGCAGGGTCACGCTCGGGTACAGCACCTGGAGGTACATCCCGTCGATGTCCATGTCGGCGAGGCGCGCCTTGGTGTCGAAGCTCCCGGGCCGCATGGTCTCGTAGCTGACCCCGACCGGCGCGAACTCGAGGTACGACAGCCCGGCGGTGGCGGTGAGGCCGACGGGCCGCACGCTCTCGCCGTCGTTGAACGACCAGAAGTCGCCCTCGTCGCGATGGATCAGCGTGGGAGCCCGCTCCTTGTACTTCGCAGGCACGCGTCCCACCCAGGTATCGGGCGGCTCGTTGACGTGCGCGTCGCAATCGAGGATCGGGTAGTCGATCGAGGCGTGGTCAGAGAAGAGATCGCTGGTGTGCTCCATATGCCCCTTGCCATGGGTCGCTCACTGCGAGCCGGGATACCCGACTCGCAGCCGTTCGCTCCTAACGGTGTCACTTCGGCGCGAGCTCTGCAACCGCGGCCGGTGGACGACGACGAGACAAGAACTTCGGGGCACTGAATCATCGGGGAGGCACCTCCACCAGTGGCCGACGACGTTCCCCGACGCTCGGGCGTATCAGCGGGCGTAATGGGAGGCGTTGGTCATGGCGGGATCGGCGCCGACGCCGGCGCAGTCGACGCCGGGGCGGAATTCGACATCCAAGTGGTCGGAGTCCGGCATGCGAACGAGGAGCGCACCGTTGTCGTTGCGCAGCGCGATGCCGCCGGTGGTACGGCCCGCGTGGAACTGGTCGTAGCAGTACGTGGTGGCGTCGGCGGTGACCGCACTGAAGTCACGGTTCACGGTGCCGGAGGGTTGGGGCGTGAACGAATAGACGCCCGATGCGAGTCCGCCGACGCCGGTGCCGACCGAGATCACCGGCTCGGTGGGCGCGACGTAGTCATGGACGAGCGCGAGCGCGCCGTCGCTGGAGTCGGTGGTAGCGGGGCTGCCGCCGGGGAGGAACCAGTTCCCCTGTGCTGTTCCCGGGAGGTCTTGCATGTAGGTCCCGATGATCGGGTCGGCGGTGCGCGGCACGGTGCCGTCGTACGAGCCCAGTCTGGATTCGAGTACGGCGCGCGTCGCGGGCGTGAAGTACGGGACCGGCGACACGTAGTAGAAGAAGTCGCCCTGATAGTCGGCGGGATTCGTGAACGCCGCCTTGGGGCCCCGGTAGTCGATCGCGACGAAGTCCACCCCGGCGAACTCGTCGGACATCCCGAGCAGGTCACCCGAGTGGACTTGCAGCGAGAGGTTTGCCTGGCAGGTGCGGGTGAGATTGTTCTCTCCGCCCGGGTTGAACTCCCGGCAGTTGACCTTGGGAGCCGCGTCGACGGCTGTCTGCAGGACCGGCGAGAGGGCACCGATGTGGTTGAACTGGAACCGCGTGTCACGACACGGGCTGAACTGCACTTGATATCCGTGGGCTCCGGTCGCGGGGAAGTCGGCGATCAGCACGCCGGTCACCGTCGCATCACCCGGGAACTCGACGGGGGTCGGCGGACGCGTCTCGCCGGGGAGAGAACGGCTGAACGACGAGAATCGAGCGGGGATCACGTGGATGGGCGGGCTGATCCAACCCAGGGGACGGAGTGCCCGGAACTCGTCGGGGGCGAGGGGGAGATGGTCGAACAACGCACCTGAGCGGCACTGCGCGAGACCGGCCTCTGCGTCTCGCCCGGGTGCCGATCCCGGTACCACGCCGGGAGTCACGCTGGAAGGAACGCTCGGGGCCGTACGCGGCCGCTGCGGTCGGCGATGCGCGGAGGGCAGCGCGCTCGAGCACCCCACCACCAGCACCACGAACGTCGTCAGGGAAGCCTTGAGGCAGGTGCACCTCAGGCCACCGCCCGTTCCCATGCGTTCGGTATCGGCACACTTCGGCGCGCCTGAAGCACCGCTGCGCCGCGCCCTGCGCCACCGCTGATCGCGCGTCAGCTCTTGAGGCTGATGCGACGCATGCGAAGGCGCCAACGGTCGGGGCAGCGCACCCATTCGTCGTCGACTCGTCCGACGCTCACGGCCCCACTGCTGTTCGTCACCAAGAGAAAGTCGGCGACCGCGCGCGCTTGGTCGCCCGTTACCCGGATGTCGGGAAGTGAGAAGATGTGGGTGCTCGAGCCTGCCGAATACCCCGTGCGGAGGTACTCGACAATGGCCGTGCGCCCGCCGAGCACTTGGCCGGCGATGTCGAGCTCACCGTCCTCGAGGTAGAGGTCGGCCCATTCGTCGAGGCGCCCGTCGTCGAGGAGGTGCGCGTACTCGGCCATCGTCGCAATGATCGCTTCGACGTCGCTCATTGATCGTTCCCTTCTCGAGTTGCGCGATGCGTCACGCTACGGGACCGTCGTCGACGGTGAAGGCGGCTCGGTCGTGGTGGTCGGGCTCGGTGCATGGTGTACCAGCTTCGGGAGCCCGGCCGGGTCTTGTAGCTGGTCGGCGACCGCGCCGAGCAGCTCCCGCGCTCGTCGCTCGCGCGCAGAATTCTCACCGCCTTGTTGATCGTCTGTTTCACGCCGGTGCGCCGGTGAGCCATCATCCCGTCGCGCCGAGCACCATGAGGAGCACGCCGAGCGACGCGAGCATCCGCACACCCCAGCAGCCGAGCCCCCTCCTCGACTGAACCATGGAGCCGCATTCTTGCCGCGTCGACGGCCTCGAGGACCGTCGGCCGCGAGCCGCGCCCAGCCCACGCGGCGGCGAGCGAGCGGAGCGAGTCGAGTCGCTCGCCAGGAGCGAGCGCCCGCGGCGCAGGTATCCTGCGCCGCAGCGAGCGACGAATAATCAGGTGAGGAGGCGCACCTTCCGTGCCTGCGGGCCCTTGCGGCCGGGCCCGGTCTCGTAGTCGACCAGTTGACCAACGTCGAGTCGCTGGTTGCCGCCGCCCTCGATCGCACTGCCGTGCACGAACAGGTCGTCGCCGTCGTGACGCTCGATGAAGCCGAAGCCCTTGCGGGGGTCGAACCACTTGATGGCGCCCCGCGCAGTGGTCGTGTCCGGCGTCGCCTCGACAACCGCAGCCGGGGCGGCCACCGGGGCGCGCCGGTTCACCGCGTCGGGAGTGATCGACGTGAGCGCATCGCGATCGGGCGTGCTGAGGCCGGGACGCATGCCGAGCGCGCGCTGCAACGGCGCGGCCTCGCGCGCCTGCTGACGGCCGACGAACGACACGACCGTGCCGGCTGCACCGGCGCGCGCCGTGCGGCCCGAGCGGTGCATGTAGTCCTTCGCGTCGTTGGGGAGATCGAAGTGCACGACGCACGCGACCGAATCGACATGGATGCCGCGTGCAGCGACGTCTGTCGCGACGAGTGCATCGACGGTTCCGTTCGCGAACGCGGCGAGCGCCCGCTCGCGCTGGCTCTGCGATCGGTTGCCGTGAATCGCCTCGGTGTGGACGCCGGCAGCTTCGAGCTGACGAGCGATCCGATCGGTGCTGCGCTTCGTCTTGCAGAAGACGATCGTCGGCCCCGCGAGCTTGACCACGTCGGCGCACAGCCGTATCCGCTTGTCGGGGTCGACGCTCCAGAACAAGTGTGTAGCGCGCGGTTGCTCGTCGGAAGTGTCGGAGAGCATGTGCCGCACCGGCTCACGCTGGTAGCGCCGGACGAGCGTGTCGACGACGCCGTCGAGCGTGGCAGAGAAGAGCAGCGTTTGGCGCGCCGGCGGAGTGAGATCGAGCAGGCGTTGGACAACCGGGAGGAAGCCCATGTCGGCCATGCGGTCGGCTTCGTCCACGACGACCATCTCGACCGCGTCGAGACGGACGTCGCCGCGCTCGAGGAGGTCGGTGAGCCGGCCGGGGCACGCGACGAGCACGTCGACGCCACGGCGCAGCGCTTTCAACTGCGCGCCGTAGCCTGCGCCGCCGTACACGGCGGCGACCCGTAGCTTGCGTTGCCGGCCGAGCCATTCGAGCTCCCCGCACACCTGCGCGGCGAGCTCACGGGTGGGAACGAGCACGAGCCCGGTCGGCTTCTTGGGCGCAGCGCGCCCGAGCCGCATCACGAGTGGGATCCCGAACGCAATGGTCTTGCCGGAGCCGGTCGGGGCGCGGCCACAGAGGTCGCGGCCGGCGCAGCCGTCGGCGAGGGCAAGGGTCTGGATGGCAAATGGTGTGTGGATCCCGCGTGCCGAGAGCGTGGAGACGAGCTCCGCGGGCACGCCGAGATCGGCGAAGGTTGTAGACATGGGATTGCAGACTCCGGTGTTCGATGGACAGGTCTCACGAGGGGTGTACGAAGACCCGAGACGCTGACCCGAACGTGGACGGCATGTGTGCGCCGATGGAGCCGGAGTCGCGGAGAAGAGCGTGTACCCGCTGCGAATCCACGCGCGAAAACAAGAACGTTGCGTGTGGAAGACGCCAGCATAGCACGCCGTTAGCTGTGCTCCGCGAGCAGAGCGCGGACGACGTCCGTCCGGTGCGAGATCGCGATCATGTGTCCCTCGCCGTCGAACGTCGTGAGCGTGGCGTTCGGAATCGCCTTCGTGATGTCGGACGCCCACGACGGTGGGACGAGCTCGTCGACCGTGCCCTGGTAGACGTGCACGGGGACCGTGATGTCCTCGAGCCGGAAGCCCCACGCGCCGACGAACGCGCGGTACTCGTCGACCATCCCTGCCGAGTCCTTTCCGGCTTCCCCGACCGCGCGGCCGAACCACTCGGCGTTGGCTCGGAGCACCGCGGCGTCGGGCGCTGGTGAACGCCTGGCCGAGAGGTTCGCGTAACGCTCCGGCGCTCTCCGCGCCAGCATCGCCGACGAGGCGAACGCGACGCGTGCAACCGGCGCCGCGCGCGTGGAGAGCCGAGCGAGGCGACGGTCGAGCGAGTTGAGCTGCGCGAACGTCGCGTCGTTGTCGAGCGGCGGGCAGCCGGCGATGATCGCGGCGCGCGTGACGCGGTCGCCGAGCCGCGCCGCGACCGCCGCGGCGTACTGACCGCCGAGCGACCAACCCATTACCGCGAATCGGTCGACCCCGACTGCGTCGAGCAGCTCGCGGGCGTCGTCCACCCAGTCGGCGGTGGAGTGACCGGGCCGCCGGTCGGACAGCCCGATACCGGGCCGGTCGGGAGACACCACCGACACGCCGAGCGTTCGGAAGTCGTCGGCGCAGGGCTCCACGTCGAAGCGGCACACGAGCCCGCCGTGGCAGTTCAGGATCGGGAAGCCGTCGGGATCGCCGTATACCGCGTATCCCAATCGCCGGCCGTCGCGCAGGTTCACGACATGATCGACTGCGGCATCGTGCGTGAACGCGCCCATCAGGCGAAGCGGTCGCGGTCGTGCGGCGCGTCCCAGTCGGCGATCGGGCCCGCAGGCACGATGCGTAGCGTCCTGATACCGGCTCCCGCGCGGAACGTGCCGGTCTTGATGTGCTCGATGTTCGTGGTGTCCCCGAACTCCGGGCGCTGGTACAGATCACGCGCGTACGCCCACAGGTTCGGGTAGTCGACCAAGCGCCGCAGGTTGAGCCGGCCGAGCGGGCCGGCGATCACGTCGAAGCGGACGAGGTTCACGTAGAGGAGCAGGTCGGCGTCGGTGATCTGGTCGCCGACGAGGAACCGGTTCGATGCCAACCGCTGTTCGAACCGATCGAGCGCGTCGAAGACGCGCGTGCTCACCGCGTCGTAGTCGGCCTGAGTGGTGGCGCCCATGGCCGCGTACGTACCGCCCGCGAGATCGCGCACGATCTCGTCGTTCACCGCGTCGATCGCAACGCGGTGCTGCGAGGTAAGAGAGCTGGTGGGATACAAGTTGACCGCGGGATCAGCCCACTCGGTGAAGCAGGTCTCGAGATCGATCGTCATCGTCGGGTAGTGGTTGCTCACCAATTTGCCCGTGACGCGGTCCCACAACGCGGGAACGGAGATGTGACCATCGAAGGTGGGGTCGGTCGCGAGGTAGGCGTCGCGCAGGAACGCGAATCCGTTGACGGGATCGGGCCCGTAGTCGGGCCCGTCGCGGAACGCCCACCCACGACCATCGCGCACCGGGTCGACGGCCGAACACGTCACCACGCCGTCGAGCCCGCGCAGCCTGAGCGCGATGAGCGGACGCTGTGCCCAGGGGCAGTACAGGGAGAAGTAGAGGTGGTACCGGCCTGGCTCGGCCCGAAACTCCGTGGACCCGTCGTCGGAGATCCGACCGCCGATCGGGTACACGAGCGTGGCGAGGTTGCCCTCGCGTCGGTACGCGCTGCGCGGTGGTGCGTAGTCGCCGTACGCCTCGAAGTCGACGGGGCTCGCGACCGTGCCAGTGGTGGTGGGGGTGGTCGTTGTGGCCATCGCAACGCTCCTCCGTCGAGGGGTGGGGTACGCGGTCACCAACCTAACTGAACGTCTCCCGCCAGCGTTCGAGGTCGTCCACGATCGCGCGCGCCCAGGCGACCGGGGCGTTCATGCCGGCGGCGTGGCGTCGCGCAGTGTCTTCGTCGTCCAACGTGGCGATCCATCCGCCGACGCTCCAGAGGGGTTGCCGCGCGAGCGCGAGCGGCAGGGCCTCGCGCTCCTCGCGCCCCAACGGTCGATCGAGCCCTTGCTCGTACGCGTCGACCAGGTCGGCGAGCCGGTCGGAGCCGTTTGCGAGGCTCGCGAAATAGAGGGTGAGCGCGAGGTCATCGATGCGGACGCGCTCGCCCATGAAGTCGAAGTCGGTGACCAGCACCACGCGCCCCTCGCGGAACAAGACGTTGTTGTCCCAGAAGTCGCCGTGTACGAGCTGACGTGGGAGCGCGGTGCCTCGGTCGCGCT
This genomic interval from Acidimicrobiia bacterium contains the following:
- a CDS encoding amidohydrolase family protein — encoded protein: MEHTSDLFSDHASIDYPILDCDAHVNEPPDTWVGRVPAKYKERAPTLIHRDEGDFWSFNDGESVRPVGLTATAGLSYLEFAPVGVSYETMRPGSFDTKARLADMDIDGMYLQVLYPSVTLLGAKVYGSEPELQVACVRAYNDWLAEFCEGSDGRLVGQGILPTTGVDDTVAEMTRCLDLGHRGVVISAFPNGSLDPAPEDEPFWAFAQETDTPVAVHIGSFLPTTGASRTGPTMNTPQFMGAAGATKSGSHTLPVVCQLLFSGVFERFTDVKLLLVESNIGWIPTLLEQVDDMFYRYRFFTNGEGMRATPSRIFHRNFWASFMVDTVGMDLRHRLNVDQLMWSTDYPHTGSDWPNSRVTIERNFRGVPKTEVKKMLHDNCRRLYKLDYVPDTLTHT
- a CDS encoding type II toxin-antitoxin system VapC family toxin, with amino-acid sequence MLIVDASCLYEVVADTPHAEAVRLRLVADPDHAAPHVIDAEVLGVIRRHHLSGVLDPTAAAQAVDDLADWPGERYGHRALLARAWELRAAVRSWDALYVALAEALNATLVTTDARLAAAPGPQCAMDVIERTT
- a CDS encoding nuclear transport factor 2 family protein: MSDVEAIIATMAEYAHLLDDGRLDEWADLYLEDGELDIAGQVLGGRTAIVEYLRTGYSAGSSTHIFSLPDIRVTGDQARAVADFLLVTNSSGAVSVGRVDDEWVRCPDRWRLRMRRISLKS
- a CDS encoding glutathione S-transferase C-terminal domain-containing protein encodes the protein MATTTTPTTTGTVASPVDFEAYGDYAPPRSAYRREGNLATLVYPIGGRISDDGSTEFRAEPGRYHLYFSLYCPWAQRPLIALRLRGLDGVVTCSAVDPVRDGRGWAFRDGPDYGPDPVNGFAFLRDAYLATDPTFDGHISVPALWDRVTGKLVSNHYPTMTIDLETCFTEWADPAVNLYPTSSLTSQHRVAIDAVNDEIVRDLAGGTYAAMGATTQADYDAVSTRVFDALDRFEQRLASNRFLVGDQITDADLLLYVNLVRFDVIAGPLGRLNLRRLVDYPNLWAYARDLYQRPEFGDTTNIEHIKTGTFRAGAGIRTLRIVPAGPIADWDAPHDRDRFA
- a CDS encoding amidohydrolase family protein, producing the protein MTRLLVISADCHAGPLPEQARTYVDPEFRDAFDEWLADDEARARRQSDHTGQAIYGDEALDDFTALDAVSEGGLDGAWDSARRLAELEADGVVAEVIYPGGGGLTISPFDVGLMTYQYEQDPQIWAAGCRAYNRWLADFCHEVPGRRAGVALVAVDDLDETVREVDALRDRGLFGGVLLTSGTGTNPLYNHPRYEPLWAACAANDLPIHTHSGWTPNYGDFQGSLGIFITEIAWFAHRAFWLLAWSGAFERHAGLRLVMTEQGATWIPDTLAQMDHAYDMPMFRHLRRQLPLSPSQYFARQCYVGASFLGPEESASRYDIGVDKLMWGSDYPHIEGTWPHTETKLKEGFGDVPRVEVESMVGANAIEVYGFDRSALTDVASRIGPPADLLGTAETG
- a CDS encoding DEAD/DEAH box helicase; the protein is MSTTFADLGVPAELVSTLSARGIHTPFAIQTLALADGCAGRDLCGRAPTGSGKTIAFGIPLVMRLGRAAPKKPTGLVLVPTRELAAQVCGELEWLGRQRKLRVAAVYGGAGYGAQLKALRRGVDVLVACPGRLTDLLERGDVRLDAVEMVVVDEADRMADMGFLPVVQRLLDLTPPARQTLLFSATLDGVVDTLVRRYQREPVRHMLSDTSDEQPRATHLFWSVDPDKRIRLCADVVKLAGPTIVFCKTKRSTDRIARQLEAAGVHTEAIHGNRSQSQRERALAAFANGTVDALVATDVAARGIHVDSVACVVHFDLPNDAKDYMHRSGRTARAGAAGTVVSFVGRQQAREAAPLQRALGMRPGLSTPDRDALTSITPDAVNRRAPVAAPAAVVEATPDTTTARGAIKWFDPRKGFGFIERHDGDDLFVHGSAIEGGGNQRLDVGQLVDYETGPGRKGPQARKVRLLT
- a CDS encoding alpha/beta hydrolase, translated to MGAFTHDAAVDHVVNLRDGRRLGYAVYGDPDGFPILNCHGGLVCRFDVEPCADDFRTLGVSVVSPDRPGIGLSDRRPGHSTADWVDDARELLDAVGVDRFAVMGWSLGGQYAAAVAARLGDRVTRAAIIAGCPPLDNDATFAQLNSLDRRLARLSTRAAPVARVAFASSAMLARRAPERYANLSARRSPAPDAAVLRANAEWFGRAVGEAGKDSAGMVDEYRAFVGAWGFRLEDITVPVHVYQGTVDELVPPSWASDITKAIPNATLTTFDGEGHMIAISHRTDVVRALLAEHS